One Amorphoplanes digitatis genomic window carries:
- a CDS encoding ABC transporter substrate-binding protein, translating to MRRFRLLSAASLAAILIASGCGTADTPSTPAPGASGARTPIKLQLQWFFQSQFAGYIAAVDKGFYAEQGLDVQLLEGGVDIVPQTVLAQGKADYAIAWVPKALASREQGAAITDVGQIFARSGTYQVAFKESGITGPADFKGRKVGNWGFGNEFELFAGMTGAGLNPGKDVTLVQQQFDMQALLKKEIDLAQAMSYNEYAQLLEAKNPATGKLYTPEDFTVIDWKTVGTSMLQDAVWANTGKLSDPAYQQQTVKFLLGTVKGWAYCRDNPEECRDLVVKKGSKLGKSHQLWQMNEVNKLIWPSAAGVGLVGEADWKQTVELSMNTKNQTGDTVLTKQPEGLAYTNDYIQQALEQAKAAGIDVTGAAFQPQTVTLNAGGA from the coding sequence GTGAGAAGATTCCGACTCCTGTCCGCCGCGTCGCTCGCGGCGATACTCATCGCCTCGGGATGCGGCACCGCCGACACCCCGTCGACCCCGGCACCCGGCGCGAGCGGCGCCCGGACCCCGATCAAGCTGCAACTCCAGTGGTTCTTCCAGTCCCAGTTCGCCGGCTACATCGCCGCCGTCGACAAGGGCTTCTACGCCGAGCAGGGCCTCGACGTGCAACTGCTCGAGGGCGGCGTGGACATCGTGCCGCAGACCGTGCTGGCGCAGGGCAAGGCCGACTACGCGATCGCCTGGGTGCCCAAGGCGCTCGCCTCGCGCGAGCAGGGCGCGGCGATCACCGACGTCGGCCAGATCTTCGCCCGCTCCGGCACGTACCAGGTGGCCTTCAAGGAGAGCGGGATCACCGGCCCGGCGGACTTCAAGGGCCGCAAGGTCGGCAACTGGGGCTTCGGCAACGAGTTCGAGCTGTTCGCGGGCATGACCGGCGCCGGGCTCAACCCAGGCAAGGACGTCACGCTGGTGCAGCAGCAGTTCGACATGCAGGCGCTGCTCAAGAAGGAGATCGACCTCGCGCAGGCGATGAGCTACAACGAGTACGCCCAGCTGCTGGAGGCCAAGAACCCCGCGACGGGCAAGCTGTACACGCCGGAGGACTTCACCGTCATCGACTGGAAGACGGTCGGCACCTCCATGCTCCAGGACGCGGTGTGGGCCAACACCGGCAAGCTCAGCGACCCGGCCTACCAGCAGCAGACGGTGAAGTTCCTGCTCGGCACCGTCAAGGGCTGGGCGTACTGCCGCGACAACCCGGAGGAGTGCCGCGACCTGGTGGTGAAGAAGGGCTCCAAGCTCGGCAAGAGCCACCAGCTCTGGCAGATGAACGAGGTGAACAAGCTGATCTGGCCGTCGGCGGCCGGCGTCGGCCTGGTCGGCGAGGCGGACTGGAAGCAGACGGTCGAGCTGTCGATGAACACGAAGAACCAGACCGGCGACACCGTGCTGACCAAGCAGCCGGAGGGCCTCGCCTACACCAACGACTACATCCAGCAGGCGCTGGAGCAGGCGAAGGCGGCGGGCATCGACGTGACCGGCGCGGCGTTCCAGCCGCAGACCGTGACGCTGAACGCGGGCGGCGCATAG
- a CDS encoding ABC transporter permease — protein MRQVLRIAPPIVVGIVALVAWELVVSLGRIAPFILPAPSAIGHELVAQRGNVWDAALASGLNALIGLAWGTIAGVLAAMAASRFRPLSEVSVPLAAVLNALPIIALAPILNNMFESTSSVPRRLVAGIIAFFPVFINTLRGLREVDPTHRELMTSYAAGGWTFTRLVRLPGALPFVFTGLRQASSLAVIAAVVAEYFGGLQNGLGSRITSAAAFTAYSRAWAFVVGACLLGLVFYLSTLLLERLAMPWKTRLIS, from the coding sequence GTGAGACAGGTGCTGCGCATCGCCCCGCCGATCGTGGTGGGCATCGTCGCCCTGGTCGCCTGGGAGCTGGTGGTCTCGCTCGGCCGGATCGCGCCGTTCATCCTGCCGGCGCCGTCCGCGATCGGCCACGAGCTGGTCGCCCAGCGCGGCAACGTCTGGGACGCCGCGCTGGCCAGCGGCCTCAACGCGCTCATCGGCCTGGCCTGGGGCACGATCGCCGGGGTCCTCGCGGCGATGGCCGCGAGCCGCTTCCGGCCGCTGTCCGAGGTCTCCGTCCCCCTCGCGGCGGTGCTCAACGCGCTGCCGATCATCGCGCTCGCCCCGATCCTCAACAACATGTTCGAGTCGACCTCGAGCGTCCCGCGCCGCCTGGTAGCCGGGATCATCGCGTTCTTCCCCGTCTTCATCAACACGCTGCGCGGCCTGCGCGAGGTCGACCCGACCCACCGGGAGCTGATGACCAGCTACGCCGCGGGCGGCTGGACGTTCACCCGGCTGGTCCGGCTGCCCGGCGCGCTGCCCTTCGTCTTCACCGGCCTGCGACAGGCGTCGTCGCTGGCCGTCATCGCGGCGGTCGTCGCCGAGTACTTCGGCGGCCTCCAGAACGGGCTCGGCTCGCGGATCACCTCCGCCGCCGCGTTCACCGCCTACTCCCGTGCCTGGGCCTTCGTGGTCGGCGCCTGCCTGCTCGGACTCGTCTTCTACCTATCGACGCTCCTGCTGGAGCGGCTCGCCATGCCCTGGAAAACCCGGCTCATCTCCTGA
- a CDS encoding ABC transporter ATP-binding protein encodes MSAVSLAGVTKVFNAGRPDEVTALTDIDLTIAQGEFVSLIGPSGCGKSTLLRLIADLIPATSGTVEVAGKPAAKARLDQEYGIAFQQAGLFEWRTVQRNVELPLELRGASRAERRARAAEMLALVGLADFARHYPAQLSGGMQQRVAIARALAVHPPLLLMDEPFGALDEMTRERLQAELLAICTKTGTSTVFVTHSIPEAVFLSDRVVVMSPRPGRIAATVPIDLPVRDDAARQSPAFFEAITAVRRALREPGEIPAATP; translated from the coding sequence GTGAGCGCCGTTTCCCTGGCCGGGGTCACCAAGGTCTTCAACGCCGGCCGGCCGGACGAGGTCACCGCCCTGACCGACATCGACCTGACCATCGCGCAGGGCGAGTTCGTCTCGCTGATCGGCCCGTCCGGCTGCGGGAAGAGCACCCTGCTGCGGCTGATCGCCGACCTGATCCCGGCCACCAGCGGCACGGTCGAGGTCGCCGGCAAGCCGGCCGCGAAGGCCCGGCTCGACCAGGAGTACGGCATCGCGTTCCAGCAGGCCGGGCTCTTCGAGTGGCGGACCGTGCAGCGCAACGTCGAGCTCCCGCTTGAGCTGCGCGGCGCCTCACGGGCCGAGCGCCGCGCCCGCGCCGCCGAGATGCTGGCGCTGGTCGGGCTGGCCGACTTCGCCCGGCACTACCCGGCGCAGCTCTCCGGCGGCATGCAGCAGCGGGTCGCCATCGCCCGGGCCCTGGCCGTGCACCCGCCGCTGCTGCTGATGGACGAGCCGTTCGGCGCGCTCGACGAGATGACCCGCGAGCGGCTACAGGCGGAGCTGCTGGCGATCTGCACGAAGACCGGCACCAGCACGGTCTTCGTCACGCACTCCATCCCGGAGGCGGTCTTCCTGTCCGACCGGGTCGTGGTGATGTCGCCGCGGCCGGGCCGGATCGCCGCCACCGTGCCCATCGACCTGCCGGTGCGCGACGACGCGGCCCGGCAGTCGCCCGCCTTCTTCGAGGCGATCACGGCGGTCCGCCGCGCGCTGCGCGAACCCGGCGAGATCCCGGCGGCGACGCCGTGA
- a CDS encoding ABC transporter permease yields the protein MRRLLSAVIGLVVLAALWEGYKAVGNPDGTVLFGVRILPRADDLSMPHVWDMLSRLGRPELAGGRPVWQVVLSGSLFTLGVTAVGFVAGATIGLLLAIAMQRFRIVERGLLPYVILSQTVPLVALAPLIAGWSGNLSFGPYPWQDWMTVAVIAAYLAFFPVAVGMLRGLQSPPAAGVELMRSYAAGWWRTLVKLRLPASLPYLFPALRLAGAAAVVGAVVGEISTGTRGGIGRLIIEYSREATSDPAKVYTAMFGAALLGLVVAGLVALMELPLMRHRDRVSVVTM from the coding sequence GTGAGACGCCTGCTGAGCGCCGTGATCGGTCTGGTCGTGCTGGCCGCCCTCTGGGAGGGCTACAAGGCGGTCGGCAACCCGGACGGGACCGTGCTGTTCGGTGTGCGGATCCTGCCCCGGGCCGACGACCTGTCGATGCCGCACGTGTGGGACATGCTCAGCCGGCTCGGCCGCCCGGAGCTCGCGGGCGGCCGGCCGGTCTGGCAGGTGGTGCTGAGCGGAAGCCTCTTCACGCTCGGCGTCACCGCCGTGGGGTTCGTCGCCGGCGCGACGATCGGCCTGCTGCTGGCGATCGCCATGCAACGGTTCCGGATCGTGGAGCGCGGCCTGCTCCCCTACGTGATCCTGTCGCAGACGGTGCCGCTTGTCGCCCTCGCGCCGCTGATCGCCGGCTGGAGCGGGAACCTGTCGTTCGGGCCCTATCCCTGGCAGGACTGGATGACGGTGGCGGTCATCGCCGCGTACCTCGCGTTCTTCCCCGTCGCGGTCGGCATGCTGCGCGGCCTCCAGTCGCCGCCGGCGGCCGGGGTCGAGCTGATGCGCAGCTACGCCGCCGGCTGGTGGCGGACCCTGGTCAAGCTCCGCCTGCCGGCGTCGCTGCCCTACCTGTTCCCCGCGCTGCGGCTGGCCGGCGCGGCCGCCGTCGTCGGCGCGGTGGTCGGCGAGATCTCCACCGGTACGCGCGGCGGCATCGGCCGGCTCATCATCGAGTACTCCCGGGAGGCCACCTCGGATCCGGCGAAGGTGTACACCGCCATGTTCGGCGCGGCCCTGCTCGGCCTCGTCGTCGCGGGCCTGGTCGCGCTCATGGAGCTGCCGCTGATGCGCCACCGCGACCGCGTCTCGGTGGTGACGATGTGA
- a CDS encoding TIGR03842 family LLM class F420-dependent oxidoreductase — MDIGVVLQCDPPAMDVVEWAKKAEDLGYSHVWTFDSHVLWQEPFVIYSKILADTRRVIVGPMVTNPGTRDWTVIASQFATLNEMYGNRTICGIGRGDSALRVLGLQPDTLARMRESIGVIKGLASGETVSLRGQELQFAWAPESRLDVWVAAYGPKALAVAGEVGDGYILQLADPDIAAWMIRTVREAAERAGRDPAAVKFCVAAPAYVGDDIAHQREQTRWFGGMVGNHVADIVARYGATGAVPQVLTDYIKGRDGYDYAEHGRAGNSHTTFVPDEVVDRFCILGPIENHLKRLEELRALGVDQFALYLQHDDKEATLRAYGEKIIPVMS, encoded by the coding sequence ATGGACATCGGAGTCGTTCTGCAATGCGACCCGCCCGCGATGGACGTGGTCGAGTGGGCGAAGAAGGCAGAGGACCTGGGCTACAGCCACGTGTGGACGTTCGACTCACACGTGCTGTGGCAGGAGCCATTCGTCATCTACAGCAAGATCCTCGCCGACACCCGGCGGGTGATCGTCGGCCCGATGGTCACCAACCCGGGCACCCGGGACTGGACGGTCATCGCGTCGCAGTTCGCCACCCTCAACGAGATGTACGGCAACCGCACGATCTGCGGCATCGGGCGCGGCGACTCGGCGCTGCGGGTGCTTGGCCTGCAGCCGGACACCCTCGCGCGGATGCGCGAGAGCATCGGCGTCATCAAGGGCCTGGCCAGCGGGGAGACGGTGTCACTTCGCGGGCAGGAGCTCCAGTTCGCCTGGGCGCCGGAGAGCCGGCTGGACGTGTGGGTCGCGGCGTACGGCCCGAAGGCCCTCGCCGTGGCCGGCGAGGTCGGCGACGGCTACATCCTGCAACTGGCCGACCCGGACATCGCGGCCTGGATGATCAGGACGGTCCGGGAGGCCGCCGAACGGGCGGGCCGCGACCCGGCCGCCGTCAAGTTCTGCGTCGCGGCGCCGGCCTACGTCGGCGACGACATCGCGCACCAGCGCGAGCAGACCCGGTGGTTCGGCGGCATGGTCGGCAACCACGTCGCCGACATCGTCGCGCGCTACGGCGCGACCGGCGCCGTGCCGCAGGTGCTCACCGACTACATCAAGGGCCGGGACGGCTACGACTACGCCGAGCACGGCCGGGCCGGCAACTCGCACACCACGTTCGTGCCCGACGAGGTGGTCGACCGGTTCTGCATCCTCGGCCCGATCGAGAACCACCTGAAGCGGCTCGAGGAGCTGCGGGCCCTCGGCGTCGACCAGTTCGCGCTCTACCTGCAACACGACGACAAGGAGGCGACGCTGCGGGCGTACGGTGAAAAGATCATTCCGGTCATGTCGTGA
- a CDS encoding CoA-acylating methylmalonate-semialdehyde dehydrogenase — MREIKHWLDGAAVSGGGDRRLPVWDPATGEQQAYVVAATADETARAVASAARAFPDWRAASLSRRSEVMFRFRELVDANRKEIASLVSQEHGKTVADAGGELARGLENIEFAAGAPHLLKGGYSEQASSGVDVYSIRQPLGVVAGITPFNFPAMVPMWMFCNALVCGNTFVLKPSEKDPSVSLMLADLLRQAGLPDGAFNVVQGDREAVETLIAHPDVQALSFVGSTPVAKSIYEQGTRAGKRVQALGGAKNHMVVLPDADVDSAADAAVSAGYGSAGERCMAVSVVVAVGAVGDPLVAAIRDRIGRIAVGPASDPSAEMGPLISREHRDKVAGYLAAAGTADVVVDGRDAPISDGPGFFLGASLVDKVPTDSPLYTDEIFGPVLSVVRTDTYEEALELVNDNEFGNGTAIFTRDGGAARRFQYDVNCGMVGVNVPVPVPVAYYSFGGWKSSLFGDLHMYGPEGIQFYTRSKVVTSRWPDPATSEVDLGFPKVR; from the coding sequence ATGCGTGAGATCAAACATTGGCTCGACGGCGCCGCCGTCTCCGGCGGCGGCGACCGGCGGCTGCCGGTCTGGGACCCGGCAACCGGCGAGCAGCAGGCGTACGTCGTGGCGGCGACCGCGGACGAGACCGCGCGGGCCGTCGCGTCCGCCGCGCGGGCCTTCCCCGACTGGCGGGCGGCGTCGCTGTCGCGCCGCTCCGAGGTCATGTTCCGGTTCCGGGAACTCGTCGACGCGAACCGCAAGGAGATCGCGTCGCTGGTCAGCCAGGAACACGGCAAGACCGTCGCGGACGCGGGCGGCGAGCTGGCCCGCGGTCTGGAGAACATCGAGTTCGCCGCGGGCGCGCCGCACCTGCTCAAGGGCGGCTACAGCGAGCAGGCCTCGTCCGGCGTGGACGTCTACTCGATCCGCCAGCCGCTCGGGGTGGTCGCCGGCATCACGCCGTTCAACTTCCCGGCCATGGTGCCGATGTGGATGTTCTGCAACGCCCTGGTCTGCGGCAACACGTTCGTGCTCAAGCCGAGCGAGAAGGACCCGTCCGTCTCGCTGATGCTGGCCGACCTGCTGCGCCAGGCCGGGCTGCCCGACGGCGCGTTCAACGTCGTGCAGGGCGACCGGGAGGCCGTCGAGACGCTGATCGCCCACCCGGACGTGCAGGCGCTGAGCTTCGTCGGCTCGACGCCGGTCGCGAAGAGCATCTACGAGCAGGGCACCCGGGCCGGCAAGCGGGTGCAGGCGCTCGGCGGCGCGAAGAACCACATGGTGGTGCTCCCGGACGCGGACGTCGACTCGGCCGCGGACGCCGCGGTCAGCGCCGGCTACGGCTCGGCCGGCGAGCGCTGCATGGCGGTCTCGGTCGTGGTGGCCGTCGGCGCGGTCGGCGATCCGCTCGTCGCGGCGATCCGGGACCGGATCGGCCGGATCGCGGTCGGCCCGGCCAGCGACCCGTCCGCCGAGATGGGCCCGCTGATCAGCCGCGAGCACCGCGACAAGGTGGCGGGTTACCTGGCCGCCGCCGGCACCGCCGACGTCGTCGTCGACGGCCGGGACGCGCCGATCAGCGACGGGCCGGGCTTCTTCCTCGGCGCCTCGCTCGTCGACAAGGTGCCGACGGACTCGCCGCTGTACACCGACGAGATCTTCGGCCCGGTGCTGTCGGTGGTGCGCACCGACACGTACGAGGAGGCGCTGGAGCTGGTCAACGACAACGAGTTCGGCAACGGTACGGCGATCTTCACCCGCGACGGCGGCGCCGCCCGGCGGTTCCAGTACGACGTCAACTGCGGCATGGTCGGCGTCAACGTGCCGGTGCCGGTGCCGGTCGCGTACTACAGCTTCGGCGGCTGGAAGTCCTCGCTCTTCGGCGACCTGCACATGTACGGCCCGGAGGGCATCCAGTTCTACACCCGGAGCAAGGTCGTCACCTCCCGCTGGCCGGACCCGGCCACCTCGGAGGTCGACCTCGGCTTCCCGAAAGTGCGGTGA
- the hydA gene encoding dihydropyrimidinase — MTSYLIKGGTVVGPTGAAAADVLVDGETIAAVFAPGRGPEGVETIDATGKYVIPGAVDAHTHMELPFGGTAASDTFDTGTRAAAFGGVTTIIDFAVQRYGEVVQDGLAAWHAKAEGNCHIDYGFHMILGGVTDEALKAMDQLVNDEGIASFKLFMAYPGVFLSDDGQILRAMQKARDNGAMIMMHAENGPAIDVLVKQALERGETDPYYHGVTRPQELEAEATSRAIWLASVAADCPLYIVHLSASKALEQVAAARDTGRNVFAETCPQYLYLTLEDQLGAPGFEGAKWVCSTPLRSKHESHRADLWRGLRTNDLAVVSTDHCPFCMKDQKELGLGDFSKIPNGIGSVEHRVDLLYQGVVDGKLSLARWVETIATTPARMFGMYPRKGIIAPGSDADIVLYDPSGRTRISASTHHMNMDYSAWEGWEIAGKVDTVISRGTVVVQGNEYKGRKGHGRYIRRGLSDYLV; from the coding sequence ATGACGAGCTACCTGATCAAGGGCGGGACGGTCGTCGGCCCGACCGGCGCCGCCGCGGCCGACGTGCTCGTCGACGGCGAGACCATCGCGGCGGTGTTCGCACCGGGCCGCGGGCCGGAGGGTGTCGAGACCATCGACGCCACCGGCAAGTACGTGATCCCCGGCGCGGTCGACGCGCACACCCACATGGAGCTGCCGTTCGGCGGCACGGCCGCCAGCGACACGTTCGACACCGGCACCCGGGCGGCGGCCTTCGGCGGGGTCACCACGATCATCGACTTCGCCGTGCAGCGCTACGGCGAGGTGGTGCAGGACGGCCTGGCCGCGTGGCACGCCAAGGCCGAGGGCAACTGCCACATCGACTACGGCTTCCACATGATCCTGGGCGGCGTGACGGACGAGGCGCTCAAGGCCATGGATCAGCTGGTCAACGACGAGGGCATCGCCAGCTTCAAGCTCTTCATGGCGTACCCGGGGGTGTTCCTCAGCGACGACGGGCAGATCCTGCGGGCGATGCAGAAGGCGCGCGACAACGGCGCCATGATCATGATGCACGCGGAGAACGGTCCCGCTATCGACGTCCTGGTCAAGCAGGCCCTGGAGCGCGGCGAGACCGACCCGTACTACCACGGCGTCACCCGGCCGCAGGAGCTCGAGGCCGAGGCGACCAGCCGGGCGATCTGGCTGGCCAGCGTGGCCGCCGACTGCCCGCTGTACATCGTGCACCTGTCCGCGAGCAAGGCGCTCGAACAGGTCGCGGCGGCCCGGGACACCGGCCGCAACGTCTTCGCCGAGACCTGCCCGCAGTACCTCTACCTGACGCTGGAGGACCAGCTCGGCGCGCCCGGCTTCGAGGGCGCCAAGTGGGTCTGCTCGACGCCGCTGCGCAGCAAGCACGAGAGCCACCGCGCCGACCTGTGGCGGGGCCTGCGCACCAACGACCTCGCCGTGGTCTCCACCGACCACTGCCCCTTCTGCATGAAGGACCAGAAGGAGCTGGGGCTCGGCGACTTCTCCAAGATCCCGAACGGCATCGGCAGCGTCGAGCACCGCGTCGACCTGCTGTACCAGGGCGTGGTCGACGGGAAGCTGTCGCTGGCCCGCTGGGTCGAGACGATCGCGACGACGCCGGCGCGGATGTTCGGCATGTACCCGCGCAAGGGCATCATCGCGCCCGGCTCCGACGCCGACATCGTGCTCTACGACCCGAGCGGGCGGACCCGGATCAGCGCGTCCACCCACCACATGAACATGGACTACTCGGCCTGGGAGGGCTGGGAGATCGCCGGGAAGGTCGACACGGTCATCTCCCGCGGCACCGTCGTCGTGCAGGGCAATGAGTACAAGGGACGAAAGGGTCACGGCCGGTACATCCGCCGCGGACTTTCGGACTACCTGGTCTAG
- a CDS encoding nitrilase-related carbon-nitrogen hydrolase gives MSNVIRAALVQTNWTGDKESMIKAHEAYAREAAAQGAKVICFQELFYGPYFCQVQDAAYYEYAESIPGPTTERFQALAAELGMVMVLPMYEQEQPGVLYNTAAVLDADGSYLGKYRKHHIPQVKGFWEKFYFRPGNLGYPVFDTAVGKVGVYICYDRHFPEGWRALGLNGAQIVFNPSATSRGLSSYLWQLEQPASAVANEYFVGAINRTGIEELGDNDFYGQSYFVDPEGKFVGEVGDTHNPELIVRDLDMDLLATVRDRWAFYRDRRPDSYDGLVAP, from the coding sequence ATGAGCAATGTCATCCGGGCCGCCCTCGTCCAGACCAACTGGACGGGCGACAAGGAATCGATGATCAAGGCACACGAGGCGTACGCCCGGGAAGCCGCGGCCCAGGGTGCGAAGGTGATCTGCTTCCAGGAGCTGTTCTACGGCCCCTACTTCTGCCAGGTGCAGGACGCGGCCTACTACGAGTACGCGGAGTCGATCCCCGGCCCCACCACCGAGCGCTTCCAGGCTCTCGCGGCCGAGCTCGGCATGGTGATGGTCCTGCCGATGTACGAGCAGGAGCAGCCCGGTGTCCTCTACAACACCGCCGCGGTGCTCGACGCGGACGGCAGCTACCTCGGCAAGTACCGCAAGCACCACATCCCCCAGGTCAAGGGCTTCTGGGAGAAGTTCTACTTCCGCCCGGGCAACCTGGGCTACCCGGTGTTCGACACCGCGGTCGGCAAGGTCGGCGTCTACATCTGCTACGACCGGCACTTCCCCGAGGGCTGGCGCGCACTCGGCCTGAACGGCGCGCAGATCGTCTTCAACCCGTCGGCGACCAGCCGCGGCCTGTCGTCGTACCTGTGGCAACTGGAGCAGCCGGCCAGCGCGGTGGCGAACGAGTACTTCGTCGGGGCGATCAACCGGACCGGCATCGAGGAGCTCGGCGACAACGACTTCTACGGCCAGTCGTACTTCGTGGACCCCGAGGGCAAGTTCGTCGGCGAGGTCGGCGACACGCACAACCCGGAGCTGATCGTCCGCGACCTGGACATGGACCTGCTGGCCACGGTCCGCGACCGGTGGGCGTTCTACCGCGACCGCCGCCCCGACAGCTACGACGGGCTGGTGGCACCGTGA
- a CDS encoding PLP-dependent aminotransferase family protein: MDDRSARGIAAAVGRLVTSGDLPVGARLPTVRDVARALGVSPTTVSEAWRGLARAGAIQTRGRSGSFVSVPVLARQRLRYAQLGSLLPGVVRDLSTGVPDYELLPSLAESMKRVGDARLTTSYLEGPVLPPLETVLRQRWPYPVERLTVVDGALDALDRVTAALVRFGDHVLVESPAFPPVLDLLEAVGATVVGVPVDDQGMCPEALGAALREYDPVAVYLQPRAQNPTGVSLTARRVAELADALAAYPEVTIVEDDHAGDIATAPPVSLGTRLPDRTVHVAGFSKSHGPDLRLAALGGPAALIAAVADRRLLGPGWSSRLLQAVLLDLLTSEPAIAQVTAARDAYARRRAAMLSALAARGATAVAADGINLWLTVEDQQMAMLALAAHGIAVAPGAPFEVTPLGSDHVRVTVGLIRDDFDSLAEILASAAGATARGSGHRSRPHPPGWR, encoded by the coding sequence GTGGACGACCGCAGCGCTCGGGGCATCGCCGCGGCCGTCGGCCGCCTGGTCACCTCGGGTGATCTGCCGGTCGGCGCACGGCTGCCGACGGTGCGCGATGTCGCCCGGGCGCTCGGGGTCAGCCCGACCACCGTGAGCGAGGCCTGGCGCGGCCTGGCCCGGGCCGGGGCGATACAGACCCGCGGCCGGTCGGGCTCCTTCGTCAGCGTCCCGGTCCTGGCACGCCAGCGCCTCCGGTACGCGCAGCTGGGCAGCCTGCTGCCCGGGGTCGTGCGCGACCTCTCCACCGGCGTACCCGACTACGAACTGCTGCCGAGTCTCGCCGAGTCGATGAAGCGCGTCGGCGATGCGCGGCTCACCACGAGTTACCTCGAGGGGCCCGTGTTGCCGCCGTTGGAGACGGTGCTACGGCAGCGCTGGCCGTACCCGGTGGAGCGGTTGACCGTTGTCGACGGCGCGCTCGACGCGCTCGACCGGGTGACCGCCGCCCTGGTCCGCTTCGGCGACCACGTCCTGGTCGAGAGCCCGGCCTTCCCGCCGGTGCTCGACCTGCTCGAGGCCGTCGGCGCGACGGTGGTCGGCGTGCCGGTCGACGATCAGGGCATGTGCCCGGAGGCGCTCGGCGCGGCGCTGCGCGAGTACGACCCGGTGGCGGTCTACCTCCAGCCGCGGGCGCAGAACCCGACCGGCGTCAGCCTCACCGCGCGGCGGGTCGCCGAGCTGGCGGACGCGCTGGCCGCGTACCCGGAGGTCACGATCGTCGAGGACGACCACGCCGGCGACATCGCGACCGCGCCACCGGTCAGCCTCGGCACCCGGCTGCCGGACCGGACCGTGCACGTGGCCGGCTTCTCCAAGAGCCACGGCCCCGACCTGCGGTTGGCCGCCCTCGGCGGCCCGGCCGCGCTGATCGCGGCGGTGGCCGACCGCCGCCTGCTGGGGCCGGGCTGGTCCAGCCGGCTGCTCCAGGCCGTCCTGCTCGACCTGCTCACGTCCGAGCCCGCGATCGCGCAGGTCACCGCGGCCCGCGACGCCTACGCCCGGCGCCGCGCCGCGATGCTGTCCGCGCTCGCCGCCCGCGGCGCCACCGCCGTCGCCGCGGACGGCATCAACCTCTGGCTGACCGTCGAGGATCAGCAGATGGCGATGCTCGCGCTCGCCGCGCACGGCATCGCCGTCGCGCCCGGCGCGCCCTTCGAGGTCACCCCGCTCGGCAGCGACCACGTCCGGGTGACCGTCGGACTGATCCGCGACGACTTCGACTCCCTTGCCGAGATTCTCGCCTCCGCCGCCGGCGCCACCGCGCGCGGCAGCGGCCATCGTTCCCGCCCGCACCCGCCGGGCTGGCGCTAG